A stretch of the Acyrthosiphon pisum isolate AL4f chromosome A2, pea_aphid_22Mar2018_4r6ur, whole genome shotgun sequence genome encodes the following:
- the LOC100571699 gene encoding zinc finger MYM-type protein 3-like, with translation MCGDWVVCDHCEFLCLAHYNTIHIGTTYFFCSQKCLNSFQLEKKQKIKPKSKNGKKSSASQISIRQSGHKEDNNIDSDGIHNSQQKNLEVKQNVGRKTSLKNSVSKVNKEVQTDRTGSKPVMIPITMPTHKYVTPYPVPVPFPIPLPIPIVIPPTKNTTKAILKDIKKMKEETPDDPWIQEADEIPTITSHDQRNQIIDDVEANLVSSTIMPQAPDATENIIQKNMISFPQDMLCRLPRKRASCSQSQHNLNSKCSRKTDYPQAQYIPAGLIQQVVQNPLYTIPMSVVKPDANMCLKYKLGVNAWRQWAYTKSIEFEKKLSSYVWGLKNTNIFKLDLLQLTANELNYCLCLFVKEVRKPNGSEYEPDTIYYLCLGIQQYLFENGRIDNIFTDMPFEKFTDTLNEVAKRFTQLYNDTKYIRVKEEYLWESKQLGAHSPYVLLCTLIFFNTKYFNLTSIEEHIMQLSFSHIIKYWKINPNQPSTSGVIPPGTYRNLLLRYYPSIDLPNSRKKKVYEQHENEENSLRCPVKLYEFYLSKCPESVRTRHNLFYLTPERSYAPDSPVWYSTCALNKESLEKILNRVKMVKEINEALLSS, from the exons ATGTGTGGCGATTG GGTTGTTTGTGATCACTGTGAGTTTTTATGTCttgcacattataatacaattcataTTGGAACAACCTACTTCTTCTGTagccaaaaatgtttaaattcatttcaactggaaaaaaaacaaaaaatcaagcCTAAATCTAAAAAcg GAAAAAAATCTTCAGCTTCACAAATATCTATTCGGCAGTCTGGACATAAAGAAGATAACAATATTgat AGTGATGGAATACATAAttctcaacaaaaaaatttggaaGTGAAACAAAATGTTGGTAGAAAAACAAGTCTCAAAAATTCGGTATCTAAAGTTAATAAAGAAGTACAAACAG atcGAACTGGTAGTAAACCAGTGATGATACCAATTACAATGCCTACGCATAAGTATGTAACACCATATCCAGTACCAGTGCCATTCCCAATACCTTTACCGATTCCAATTGTTATTCCTCCAACTAAAAATACTACTAAAGCAATTTTGAAGGATAtaaag aaAATGAAAGAAGAAACGCCAGATGATCCATGGATCCAAGAGGCTGATGAGATACCCACCATTACATCTCATGATCAaagaaatcaaattattgatgaTGTTGAAGCAAACTTAGTTTCTTCTACAATTATGCCTCAAGCTCCTGATGCAACGGAGA atataatccaaaaaaatatgatatcttTCCCTCAAGATATGTTATGTCGACTTCCAAGAAAACGTGCATCTTGTTCACAGTCTCAGCATAACTTAAATTCAAAATGCTCTCGTAAAACTGATTATCCTCAGGCACAATACATCCCAGCAGGATTAATACAACAAGTTGTACAAAATCCTCTATACACCATTCCGATGTCTGTAGTTAAACCTGATGCAAATATGTGTCTCAAGTATAAATTAGGAGTTAATGCCTGGAGGCAGTGGGCTTACACGAAAAGTATAGAATTCGAGAAAAAATTATCTAGTTATGTGTGGGgcttgaaaaatacaaatatatttaagttggaCCTTCTGCAGTTAACAgctaatgaattaaattattgtttgtgcTTGTTTGTGAAAGAGGTCCGCAAACCAAATGGAAGTGAATATGAGCCAGacacaatttattatctgtgtttaggTATTCAGCAATATTTATTCGAAAACGGAcgaatagataatatatttactgaCATGCCTTTTGAAAAATTTACCGATACTTTAAATGAAGTAGCTAAAAGGTTCACTCAGCTCTATAATGATACAA AGTATATACGAGTTAAAGAAGAGTATCTTTGGGAAAGTAAACAGCTCGGGGCACATTCCCCTTACGTATTGTTATGCacattgatatttttcaacaccaaatattttaatttgacc AGTATTGAAGAACATATTATGCAACTATCATTTTcgcatattataaagtattggAAAATAAATCCTAACCAGCCATCAACATCTGGGGTTATTCCACCAGGAACCTACAGAAACTTATTACTGCGTTATTATCCTTCCATtg acTTACCAAATTCTCGAAAGAAAAAAGTGTACGAGCAGCATGAGAATGAAGAAAATTCACTGAGATGTCCTGTAAAGCTATATGAATTCTACTTATcaaaatg cccAGAAAGTGTTAGAACacgacataatttattttacctcaCTCCTGAAAGATCTTATGCACCCGATAGCCCTGTATGGTATTCAACATGTGCATTAAATAAAGAATCGCTTGAAAAAATTCTCAATCGAGTTAAAATGGTAAAAGAAATCAATGAAGCTTTGTTATCATCATAG